Sequence from the Desulfovibrionales bacterium genome:
CCAGACGTTTGCGTTGAAGAAACGGCATCACCTTAATGGAGATGGGTGAGAATTGGACAATCCAGAACCCAGAAAACGGCATCTCGGGCTCGCCCATCTTTCTAGTCCTGGCCTGCGTACTCAAGAGACACCGGTATTTCCAGCCGCAGTCGCACTCCTCTTTTTCCTGATACTTACCATCCCGTTCCCTTCCTTTGCTCAAGTCACCGGGCCATGTTCCAACTGCCACACCATGCATTACAGCCAGAACGGCACCGTAGTTCCTGAATGGGGCGGCGACGGGCCATATTCGAAGCTGACTGTCACGAGTTGCGTAGGATGCCACTCGGCAACGGATGGCGCTACCTGGAAGAATCCGGTTACAGGGGCGCCGATTATTTACAACACCCAAGCCCCGGCCTACGGAGCGCAGTACAATGGCGGACCTCACCAGGGCCTGGCCGGAGGCAATTTCTACTGGGTGGAACACGCTGACGATAACAGGGGGCATAACGTATTCGAGAATAACCCGGACAACAACATATTTTATCCTGCTCCGGATCCCGGGGGTCTTTTTACCTGTGGGGTAACCTGTTGCCACGGCGATCTAAGCAGTACAGTTACTACAGAGTGGGGTGTAGGCCAAAAGGGCAGACAAGGTTGTACGAAATGTCATATGGGAATCCAACCACCCAGCCCGAGTTTTGGCCTCACAGCCTATCACCATGCCGAACAGCCAACTATGGAGGCCAACGGAGCGCAAGGCTTTTATCGCTTTTTGTCAAGCGTCCATGCTCGTGGCATTTACGGTCTGGAGGACCCCGACTGGCAATACACCTCTGGACCTGGCGACCACAACGAGTACTATAATAAGTATCCTATAACAGTTGGTTCAATTGCCGGGAGCCGCAGCATCGATGGGTACTGTGTCGGCTGCCATAGAAGCTTTTGGAACTGGGGTGACCACGGGGGTGGTGAGGAGTATCGCCACAGACACCCCTCTAATGAAATAATACCAAATGACGGAGAATATGTTGATGCGTTGGGGGCAGCAGGCTCCGGCACAGGCACGTATGACCCCTTGGTGCCGGTGTCACGGCAAACCCCGTTTACCGGCTGGACTGCAGCGAGCTCAACTGTAACTCTGGGGCAAGACACCGTTACGTGTCTCACCTGCCACAGGGCGCACGGGAGCCCTTATCCCGACAGCCTCAGGTGGGATTATGACGCCATGATCACAGGTGACCCGGATAAAGTTGGGGGGTGCTTCACCTGCCATACCAAGAAGAATGATGCCCCGTAAGGGCTTGACTGTCGACTGAGAAGCAGGCTGACCCCTCTCGATTACGCTATCCCCCTCCCCCTTCATAATGTGATGTAAAACACCGGATGCGCCCAGGCGGGCTTGTCTTGGCATGGGTTCTATTTCGCAATTAGGCTTTCCTTTTTCAACTTACTTTCTTACCAGCGTTATATATTGAAGCATCCAGAAGTTACACCCCCAATGG
This genomic interval carries:
- a CDS encoding cytochrome c3 family protein — encoded protein: MHYSQNGTVVPEWGGDGPYSKLTVTSCVGCHSATDGATWKNPVTGAPIIYNTQAPAYGAQYNGGPHQGLAGGNFYWVEHADDNRGHNVFENNPDNNIFYPAPDPGGLFTCGVTCCHGDLSSTVTTEWGVGQKGRQGCTKCHMGIQPPSPSFGLTAYHHAEQPTMEANGAQGFYRFLSSVHARGIYGLEDPDWQYTSGPGDHNEYYNKYPITVGSIAGSRSIDGYCVGCHRSFWNWGDHGGGEEYRHRHPSNEIIPNDGEYVDALGAAGSGTGTYDPLVPVSRQTPFTGWTAASSTVTLGQDTVTCLTCHRAHGSPYPDSLRWDYDAMITGDPDKVGGCFTCHTKKNDAP